In the genome of Arachis stenosperma cultivar V10309 chromosome 6, arast.V10309.gnm1.PFL2, whole genome shotgun sequence, the window TCTCCCCTTCCCTTTGCCTATAAAACTTTTGGGTTCAATTTAGTTTTAACAGTTTGAAAGTGTTAACTCCAATTTGACATTCTGTGGAATCTGGTAATGACATGTTAACAGTGTTGCTTCCCCCAAAACATATCTGCGCATTCATGCAAGCATGGCTACCTGCACTCTGAGTATGGGACAGCAATCACATGGGACGATGCCTTGCATTCGAGCATGCGCTGTTTCGAGAACAAAACTTACAACCTCTTCACATGCAACTGCCATTTGTTCGTCGCCAACTGTCTTAACCGGCTATGTTATGGTGGATCAATGAGCTGGAACATGATAAATGTTGGAGCCTTGATACTATTCAAGGGTCATTGGGTTGATTTCATGTCAATTTTAAGGGCTTTCTTGCCTTTTGTTGTGGTTGTTTGCATTGGTGTTTTGATGGTTGGATGGCCCTTCTTAATTGGCCTATCATCATTTTCATTACTCTTAATTGGGTGGTATTTAATGGGAACTTACTTGTTTAGAAACCTTTTAGAGCGTTAGATGATGCACACCCTTGAATTGAAGGATggtctttatttttgtttcaaattcaCCAAATGATAAGTTTCAGAACAAGAAATAAGTGTCATTTTGTGGAAATTGAATGAAAATGGCTTTCAATGTTCCTTTTTTTCGTATAGTTAAATTGTTTTTCTAAATTTGTAATTAGCTCCTTATATCTTTAAAACTCTCAATTGATTCTTAGATTagttttaaatttgttattaaatCCTTAACAGTAAATATTACAAAATGTTTTTATCCATCTTACATTAATAGCGAATATGTCTTGGCATatagttaaatattttttgaataataaaaatgtgattacaaatttaaaattcatgtagagattaaattaaaagtttttaaaatataaaaatttaaggTGAATTctatcaaatattttcaattttaaaaagtattttcgCCTAAGTTACATTTTCGGGTTTGAGTCTCacttttaatttgaaaaaaaaaaaaaaaactacccTTTGTTAGTTTGTTATATGTCacataattattagttgaaataaattgatttatcattgttaaatttattcattattcATAATAACTTAACCAATGAactataatataatttttttaacaatttataacaaatattaaagaagttttattttgtaaattttttaaattacatatttattaactattttcaaccaaaaaatctcaaaaactaaaatgaataaataaaaaattcaaaaaaacaaaaaattttcataacGCTATCGCTTGATAATTCTATCTTAGTTCCTCcgtattttcaaaaatattttcatttttcgtACAAAGATAAAGACAATTAAAAAAAGGGgttgtcacaaaaaaaaaagggttaaAGTCAG includes:
- the LOC130932919 gene encoding protein REVERSION-TO-ETHYLENE SENSITIVITY1, whose protein sequence is MELNASYDIEHSRSLGSLEHDMWPLDPIDPKKAKFPCCLVWNPLPVVSWLAPFIGHVGICREDGVVLDFFGSNFVNVDNFAFGGVARYLQLDRRQCCFPQNISAHSCKHGYLHSEYGTAITWDDALHSSMRCFENKTYNLFTCNCHLFVANCLNRLCYGGSMSWNMINVGALILFKGHWVDFMSILRAFLPFVVVVCIGVLMVGWPFLIGLSSFSLLLIGWYLMGTYLFRNLLER